A stretch of DNA from Telopea speciosissima isolate NSW1024214 ecotype Mountain lineage chromosome 5, Tspe_v1, whole genome shotgun sequence:
AAATGAATCCTAAACTAAGTGTTTCTTATATAGTAAAATTCTACTAAGGTATGTTTGTTATGTTTTAATTAGAATTAGTTTTAGGAATGTAATTTTCAAATCTGTTTTTAAAGTTAATTAATTACTTAGTTCAAGTTTTTAAGTTATAACTTAAGCCTTTATAGCATGaaggtgtgggtcccactaggtaaaaattactattctgcccctagtACAGTAATTAAGCAAAAATGCAATATATAAACTAGCCTAGGAGATGGTGAGGTTCTGCATATGCTCGATCCAGCATGTCTGCTGGGACCCGGCAGGATTCTCAGACTCAAGGATAGCTAGCTGTACTGGCTCCTcagaatcctccataggtgtgtcaatGGATTGCTCTGAATCCACCACTGATGCAGCCTACAACATAGAGGCAAGCGTAGACACAGACCCAGAACctgtaatcacacaagttcgaaaaaattcaaattagagGTGGGTTTCACAGCCTTCATCTGCTTCTTCATCCTTATGACAAACACTGTATAAAACATATAATATACTGGCAGCCACAACACCTGTGCATCATCCGGACAACTCCATAATGCCATCAAATACTGCCACacaagttgccaacaatgacaacccatGATCCAGTTGCCCAACAGTTTGCTCCAACTTTTACAAAATACCGGAAGCATAAGTAATATATGCTGCTGTTATATGAACGAACTCTTCTAAGACCTGATGAACATGCTCAGATTCTATTGCAGGTGCTCTTTCTAGTGTAACTAGTTTGTCTTATTTGGAGATCTGTTACTTTATTTCAGGCTGGGTTTTTCCTGGTCCAGTACGCTCATCTGTGGCAAGAACATCTGGATAGGCTTGTTCATCTTTTCTCCATGGGAAAGCTTAAGGTAATCAAAGGCCTACTTTGCAGTAAACTTTTATGCCTGTATGTATATACTCTCTCCGTATGCATTTCAAGAAAGTTCTTTATCGAATAATAGTTAAATTTCACCATATCCGCCCtgttattttggtaattttatctcttttttcaTCTCTTCATGTGTTATGGTGTTTAGCAATGCTAATACTAGTACTATGATCTCTGTTTTTCCCACATGTCTCTTTCTGAGGATGGTCCAAATTTTTCTGCTCTGTTTACAATATTCTCACAGAGGATGATGATGCTGGAATTTATAATGGGATTTAAATCTTCATCTTGAATCTGCATTATTAATCATCAAATGGCTTCATAAATTTCAAGCTGCTCTGGGCTCATCTAATGCTGTCTAAAGAATAGTCAGAACTACTCTTATCTTGCATCTGAATTCCATCATTTATTTTATCGACTTTAGTCCTTTTACCTCTTTCTTCATAGGGTCAGTCCATTCTATAATCTATGAAATAGTGTATCCAGAGATGGAAGTTATGTatatccagagatggaagtTATGTATttgaaatcaataaattcagCATTCTAGAGTTGGCTGTGGACTGGTTTTTGGTCTTTCTGAGGTAGATCAATCCTTTgcttttattatatatatgctttgtttctgtttatttcttttcttgtttattCGTATATTCCATAACTAATccattttggagtttttttttttttttttgttctccttTCCTCCTGAGGGAGGGGTAGAGACTTAATAATGGAACCTAGGGTTCCGAAACCCTAATGTAGGTTGCTTTGGACCCCCCCTAAGTAATCAAATTCCGTATATAAAAGACCAGTGGAAGTTCTATAAATTCTGGTAACAGTTTAGGACCCTATTGGAAGCATAGTTATGAAGGCggcaaggtgaccaaggcgttggagagggtccaaaatcaaggcggcaaggcgaccaaggagcctgaacagctaggcgatgccttgataactatatTTGGAAGGGAAAAAGGGACTTTGGGATAGAGGGGCAAGTATAAGGGAAAGGATTTTTCTCTAATTGTAAAGTGGAGGGGGGAATAACTTAGAAACAAATTAATGAAGAATTGGTTTTATGTAATTAACAAGAATCTAGCCTTGTTTGCATATAAGAAAGGatcgatcttcttcttctacctctcgATTGAACAGGCAAGGCAGTAGAACCAGAATTTTCGCTGGAGGCACTCTCACATACAAACATCAATCGACCTAGGATTTCAGGATAAGAATCCTTACTGCCAGCCCTCTTGAATCCATCTAATGAACACCCAAAAACACAGTGGAAGAAAGATTATTCAACCACTAAAACTGAACCTGGTGGAAAACTCAAAATCATCCCTGTTTGCAGGTATGATTCTCAGCACTATGATGTTCTTAAGGAGTCAAACTGGGAAGGATAAGTCGCCCCTAGGAGTATAATCAACACATGAAATCTCAGGCAGAAAAGTGAAGAATGGATAAAGTTTCACTTAATTTTTTTGGGCAGTTAGTACTGCCAGAAACAATGAATAGATGACAGCATCCCAAGATACTAGATACTAAGCTAAGATTTATTGAACATTCAAATAACAATTTAAACGAGTCTTTTTTCATTGAGTTAAATCTGTCCTAAAAAATGTCAATTGACTCAACTCCTTGAATCTCGATGATTGAATATGAATGGGCTATTATGATTTCGAACTCAGGCCTTTCAACCAATCAATACAACCCCGTAGGGTGGCTTTTGCTAAAACTCGAGCAGTTTCTTGAAAACTCACCTTAGATATGAAACTTTGAGTATTCGGAGATGCTCGCGTTATTCCCAATAAGGCGGCTCAGTAAGAGATCGCTTCTTCCAATGCATGCCCTGTTCGCTCTGCTCACAATAATCCAATTTGTTCTCCAGGTGAAAAAACATTAGACATTCCATCTTCTGAAACCAATACTTTTGATGTTATGTGACGTACAATAGTTTCTATATGCCTATTATGGATTTCACCCCCTGGGAGATGATGTCTTACGACTCAATAGGAGGGAGaagataaacaaaataaaagaaggaatgAGAATAAATTATAAAAGAGAATAGAAGCGAGGTTACTTAAGGGAGAGATTAAACTTGGAAGGAGGAGTTCAAACAGAGGAACCTTGGCTGGTCTGTCACCAATCACCAGTCCACGCAATGCACCAAAGCACAGCAGCACATCAAAACTCAATTTTCTATTCAATCAACTCTGAGAATCGATGGTTACATGCATCCAAATATAAAGACTCAAAACAATCCTAATCCTGAAACCACAAACTTGAAACTACCTAGGACTCTTACTCCTACCATTGgctaaatccaataaaaaataaactaacttcaaaattcaaattacaGAAGTATCACAAATAGCTATATCATAAATACCACTATTGGACCGACAATCAGGTTTGGACCTGGTTCTTCCTGGGTCAGGTCGGCCCACCTTGCAACTGCATCACTTAGGAGGTGGGGGTTTGGAGTTGTGTGTTTGGTGTTTTTGCTGGGCGTGGTTTTAGCTAACTCTCTTTCAATGTTTTGGGTGGTTGgccttgtttcctttttttttttttttttttttttttggtgcctCAAACTAGCCTTTTTTCTATTGTTTcccttgagaaaaaaaaaaggcatacccagtgcacgaggctcccaccgcTGTGGgatctggggaggatcataatgtatgcagccttacccctgcttcgcgtAGAGGCTGTTTCCCTTGGATGTACCCAGTACACGAAggtcccgccactgcagggtctggggaggatcataatgtacgcagccttacccccgcttcacagagaggctgtttcccttgggtgtacccagtgcacaaggctcctgccactgcagggtctggggaggatcataatgtatgcagccttacccctgcttcgcggagaggttgtttcccttcggtgtacccagtgcacgaggctcccgccactacagggtctggggaggatcatcatgtgcgcagccttacccccgcgtcgcggagaggctgtttcctgactcaaacCTGCAaccatttggtcacaatggagcaaccttatcgttGCGCTGGAATGTTCCTCTTTTAATTCCCCCAAATTTTTAATTACTTTTGTGCATGCTCTGTGCTCGGTGGGGGATCGTCGTTTACTCTGGGCTGGTTTACTGGAGGATGTGTGATCTTCTAACATTCCTTGGGCGATTGGGGGGGGATTTTAATGCTGTTTTGGATCCAGTTGAAAAGGTTAGGGAGAGATCAGCTTGCCCAATTTCTCTTGAGGATTTTgggaatttttttaatacaattgGGCTTTTCGATGGTGGTTTTCAAGGTAATTCTTTTACCTGGTCTAATAACCAAAATGGCGGTGGCAAAGTTGTAGCTCGTCTTGATTGTTTCCTTTTAATGGCGTATGGGCTAATTCCTTTGCTGTGAGTAAAGTGGTTCACTTGAGCAAGGTGTGTTCGGACCTTGCCCCCgttcttttggaattttctgAGCAGGTGGCTGttaaattttcttcatttaaaTTTCAACAGATGTGGCTCTCTCACCCGGATTTTTTGAATTGTGTTAGGGAGTGTTGGGCGGCTCCATGCTACTGCTCGCCTCTTCACACCCTTTTCCTTAAATTAAAGATGCTTCGCGCTCATCTTCTGGTTTGGAATAAATCGGTGTTTGGCAATATTCACCAGAATGTTAGAAAGGCGGAGGATAGTGTTTGCAGAGCGGAAATTGAGTATGAGCAAATGCCTAGGAAGCCAAAAATGCTCTCAATGGAGTTTTGcttcaagaagaaattttttggaGACAAAAATCGAGAGTGAAATGGCTTaaggagggggaaagaaatacaaaaagtttTCCATACCACGGTCAATATTCGAAGACAGCATCGGTGTGAATAAAATTAAAGATGTCAATGGCAATTGGGTCACGGATGCCGCAGATATAGTGGCCGGGGCGGTAAGATTTTTTTTCTGacattttttcttctcaaaattgTCAGCAGGATGAGGACCTTTTGCAGTACATCCCCCACTGGTTTCTAAAGAGAAGATTGCGCTTCTTTTGGTTTCCCCTTCTTTAGAGGAGGTGAAAACGGCGATTTTTTATTTATCGGCGGATAGTGCCTTAGGGCCGGATGGGTTCACAGGCTATTTTTTTACAGCTTGCTGGGAGATTATAGGAAATGATGTTTGGGCTGTGGTTAAGGATTTTTTTGCTGGGGGTGTTTTGCCGCGGTGTTACACTTTGGCTAACTTGGTGTTAATTCCTAAGAAGGATAATCCAAAGGTAATGTCGGACTTTCGCCCTATCAGTTTATGTAActtttcttataaaataattGCTAAGATTATTTCGACAAGGTTAGCCACCATCCTCCCCTCTATTATTTCGGAGGAGCAAGGAGCCTTCATTCAAGGTTGGAATATTCATGACAATATAGCCTTGGTGCAAGAGATAGTTCAAGACATAAATAGAGGAACACGTCGTGGTAATGTGGTGCTTAAGCTAGATATGGCAAAGGCCTATGACCGGCTTGAATGGGACTTTTTGTATAAAGTTTTACATAAATTTGGTTTTGCGGAAGAGTGGATCAACTTGATTTAGAAGACAGTGAAAAATTGTTGGTTTTTTGTGGTTCTTAATGGTGGTCCCTCAGGTTTCAAGTCTTTGAGGGGGGTACGTCAAGGGGACCCTTTGTCgccctttctttttattattgcGGAGGAGGTTCTTAGCAGGGGTTTGAGATCCTTGTTTGTGGAGGGAAGAGTGAAATTTTTTCAGCTTCCTAGGGGATGCCCGGGAATTTTGCATAGTCTATTTACTGATGATACAATATATTTTCCAAGGGGTTGAAGACTTCGTTGAAACAAATTTGTGGCTTTATCAACAGGAATGAAAATTTCTCAGGACAACTTGTAAATAAGGCTAAAAGTTGTTTCATGAAGAGCGAGAAAACCTCCGAACGCAGGTGCCGTATGGTGGAGTTGGTTATTGGATTCCCCAGAAAGAACGACTTCGCATAAACTTCTTTGATGATTTTTTATCTAAAATGCGAAGAAAGGTTGCTGGCTGGCAAGGAAAATTACTGTCATCAGGTGGAAGGGTTGTTTTGCTTAAACATGTGCTTGCATCAATGCCGATTCATATTATTTCGACTCTGGACATCCCTAAGACTGTGATTCGAAAGTTTAATGGCATTTGTTCAGATTTTTTGTGGGGACATTCTGATTGGGGTAAGCGACATCACTGGGTGTGTAAGCCGATCTCTGAAGGTGGCCTGGGTATCCATCAGGTAGAAGACATGAGTCTGGCTTTGCGCTCAAAGGGATTGTGGAGACTCCTATCTTCAAAATCTTTATGGTGCTCATTTTTTACGGCAAAATACCTTAAGAATGAGCATATTGTCTTGGCAGGTTTAAAGGCTGGTGGGTCGGCATCTAGGAGGAAGACTTTATTGCATAAAGAGTTTCTGCTGTCAAACTCTCGGTGGCTCATTGGAAAAGGTGACGTTTATTTTTAGTTGGATTACTGGTCCAGTTAGGGAGCTCTGGTGGATTTGTAGATGGTGCTCTTCATCTTGATCTCGCTGTTCAGGTTAAGGAGGTTTTAAATGTGGATGGGAGCTGGAATCAGGAGGTGATGTTTAAGATCGACTCAAGTACTGTTCGTGATAGCCTATTGAATGGAAGTTTCTCTCTGTCTGATAAGGAGGATTGCCTTGCTTGGACGCCAGCGAGTGATGGTAAGATCTCAACGAGTTCTTTGTGGAATGAAATCAGAATTGGTTTGATCGATAAACCATTTGCTAAGTGGTGTTGGAATCGAACGATCCCCTTGGGGGGTTCCCACGGATGATACCATCATGAAGATGATGGTGCCATTAGTTTCGAAGTGTCAGTGTTGTGGGCCTCCTTGCTGTGAAACGGCGACTCACTGTCTGGTTGCTGGAGGGACAGCGCATAAAGTTTGGAGCTTTTTCTCTCAGTTGTGTGAAGTGGAACTTGTTCCTTTGCAGGAGGTGCATAGTCGTATTTTGTTTTGGCATAGTCATGCAATGGTCAACAGCTTATGTGGTATGGTTATTGGACTGCTTCCTTCTTTCATAATTTGGGAattatggaaagaaaggaaTAATCGCAGGCATGGGGAGAAGACTCGGTCGGCCGGCTGCATTGTGAAGGTAATTAGAAATTGGATCAATGAGATTCCTTTTTATTCTTCGTTTGTTAAGTTCCCCTCTTTCAGGGAATCTCTTATTCTTCAGTACTTTGGTGTAACTCATCATCCTAGAGCCTTTAGAACGCCGGTTCCGGTGTTCTGGTGCccccctttttcctctcttAAGCTTAATGTAGATGGTGCTTGCAAAGGTAATCTGGGAGTAGGAGGGGTGGGGGTATCATAAGGAATATGGAGGGATGGGTTATTGCTGCCTTTGCAAACTTCTATGGTGAATAGCTGAGGGCGATGAGAGATGGTCTAAAACTCTGTGAGAGTTTAGGAATTAAGGATTTTCATGTTAATTCAGATTCGGCGGCAACTGTTCTGTGCATTGCGAAAAGAAAATGCAGATTTTGGAAAggttggtactggtttcaggaaGTTTTGGGGCTGATTGACTTCCTTAAACCTATGATTTCTTTCACATACTGTGAAGGGATTGGGGCTGCGGATTTTCTGGCTAAGTTGGCATGTGATTCAAAGAGGGACACGATTTTTCACGGAGATTCTAGCTTAACTCAGGATCTTCGAAGGATTTCTCGCAAGGATGCAAGTGGTCTTCCAGTTTTAAGATTATAATTTTGTATCTGCTTGGGTTTGGTTGTGAGCTATTTCTTTGAGGGTTTGTGTGCTAATGTTTTCGCTTGGGCTTGGGATTAGGCaggaatgtcccccccccctttgtattCGTTTAGTTGGCTTCACTTTAATAAAATCGTAGGGGCTGGcccaggtcccagataatattcaggttaatatatatatatatatatagatggggacagttttcatacacgactgtgtaagccgtgcatgtgagagggtgggagtttcgaGGCATTAAATATGGGtggggggtttatgacttttccaactctttgtgagaggggacacgaccgtgcatgcttgcacggccgtgtatatatatatattgttgagCTGGAAATTTATTTAAAGTGGAAAACCCATCTATCTGATACTATCCCATGTCTCCTTGATCCAGCAAAAGATAAACTTTTAATTTGCTAAatagcatcatcatcaaaacttGTTTCACTTTTCTCTTGAGAACACTTGGTTGCTATTCTTACTACTAATTagaataattaattaagttcATGTTTACTCATTATAGGTTGCTGTGGACCCAAAGAAGTTTTTGGGCCTCAAGTCTGTTGCGGACGCTGTTGAGTATCTGCATTCTGGAAAAAGTGTTGGCAAGGTACATATTTCAatcccatccccccccccccaccccaaaaaaaaaagaacaaacaaaacaTTGCAATTTGATATGCCACTAGGAATCACAACATGCCATGCGACAATGAATGGGTAGatcccaactcccaagtcatAAAGAACCCAGCACTCATCTCATTGGTAAAGTTTCAGCCAGCAATTAGAAGACCAAGTGGCACAAAAGTAGAAAGATGccttaatttttgtttggggaagagttttctgtccgggagtgtggcccaTGCACCAGCGCAGGGGCCAATGGAAGCACGCTCtgaagcatcaacaagggcaAGATTTTGGAATTTCATGGGGGGCAACCAGTCATTTCACCCCAccttgtgtctgggtgcaggcgCTCTGCTCCCGGACAGTTTTCTTTATCTCTACTTGACAGTCTAGTTAAATAAGCTTATCATTATGGCCCACCATTTAGAGTCATTTGGATGGTTGGTATTGCCAGACTGGTGGTTGGAAGGGCTATACACCCATTGATTAACCAGTGCCAAATTTAGGACCCAATCTCAACCATTTGGCCCGCCATTAGTGAGCTTGCGTCCTTGTATTTTAAATGGTTAACTGAAACTGATAAATTTGAGTTCTCAACCATTTGTCAAGCTCTATGTCTCCATGTAGGAAAGTTGGATTGGGttgaaatttactaaaataatagATGATAGACAACATGCGTATAAAATTGAAGTACCAATAGAACCACCACATAGCAGATACTTGGTCCCTCGATGGCTGTCAAGGAAACCTTTTGCccattttatattcatctttcTCTATGACAATTTCTAAAGCTTGCGGGACTTCAGCTCTTTTTGTTTCAACATGGAATGcccagaaataaaataaagtgagTGAAATCTTTTACACTTTGTAATGTATTTTACAGTTTTTGCATATAAAATAGTAGCCCCGACCGAAATAAATTACAGCTCTAACGTTTACTTCCAACAAAACATCTCTAATTGAAATTTATatgttccttttttgtttttcattccaCCCATTCTACAGTGAAACAAACGAACCTCACATTAAAACTTTGGGACTCTTCCCTTCTCGTTTTGACTGAAAACCGTTGATATGGACATGGAGTTACTCTATGTCACATGAACCCACCCATGTACTGCCATTTGTTAGTTTGTAAGGCACCATGCATCAAACGATGCATTCATGTTTAGAGGTTCTCTGGATAAAACTGTTTCCCATCATGTATATTTTTTGTACTTCTCTCGCAATTGTAATTCACACTACAAAATTTGTCTCCCAAAATCTTGCAGGTAGTTGTGTGCATTGATCCAACATACAGTCAACAAGTGGCAAAACTATGAGCTTATGTTGCCTATCTCTGATGTACAtattttttccctcttccttccaTTCCGTTTTGAAACAAGGAGTATATGTTCCAATTTTCCAGAAATTAGTGCTTCTATCCAAGAGCAAATTGCCAGACAAATGCAGAATAAGGAAAAGCAGAAATAGTTTTTCTGAACCCATAAGCTAGGCATTGGCCAGCAAGAAAATCATATACTACTGTTGAAGGTGAAATACTGTATAAATGATCTTCGTAATATATGGATGTACTTAATTGCACTATCATGGTTTCTAATGCAGAATTCTGTTACAATATTTTGTCAtgctctttcttttcttgcctAAACTCATACTGCTACACCAGCAAGTGCAGGAGGAGCCTCGTGTTGAAAGCTAAGACGGATTTTCTTACAAATTTTCTAAAGTACCTCGAGGCCGTGTTTCGTTTAGTAGTGAACTGGAATAAAGTAGAGGGGTCGATGTTCTCTGCCCGAGAGCACATCTGGGCGCAGCATGGGGTGGGATTTCGGTCATTCAGGGGGGCAGGCCAATcattcgcccacccccatgtgtctgggcgcaccCTACGCCCCTGAGAACTTTATCCCTAAAATGAATAAACAAATGGTCATAACTAAGTTTCCAGACGTTTCTCCATCACAAACTTGCATCTTGCAAAAAAGATAAACAAGGGTTGGTCAAAAAAGTGGTTGACCACATTCTCATTGACCAAGTTTCAGCGTAAACCATGTGTAAATGCAGTTTGAAGTGATCAAAATACATGCATGCCATTAGATTCAATAACAGTGAAGTGACATTCTTGTAGTGTTAAGAAAAACTCACTTCtagtcatagttatcaaggcgtcaccAATGCAACGCCATggtgtccaggctccttggaCGTCTTGGGCGCTTTGCCCCTCTAAAATGCTATGGTCGCCTTcgcgccttgataactatgcttctAGTGAAATTTGACCTATGAGATGACTAGGTTCTACCAAGATGTCTATGTGGGGTAAAGGGGAATCATCCTTTGGATTGGTCTTATTTAAGGCCCTAAAGTCCAAACACATCCTTAATTTTTCATCTTTCGTTTTCGAACTTTTTCAAATCTTCATGGGATTCTGCTTGCACAAGACGATCGAGCTCCATCCAATTGAATTTATCTACAAAGAAGATTTTGAATACTGGCGTCAGTTTCTTATTATCATTAATCCAAGGTTCAGGGATTCCACAATATTGAAAATCATCTCCTTCCCTTACCCAATAtctgtttagggttttggataaAGAGGGATAGTTTTTTCCTTTGTCTCtctgttctttcctttttcttggattatgcttctccatctcattctcttAGCTCTTTTCTCTCTACTTGTGAGCCAGTCGCTTGAAGTCTTCTGTCGTGGGTACATACCCTAGTCCATATTATCCATTATTGGGAATAGGTTCAGGAGTTGTTCAGATTCTTTGTTAGATTTTGCCCAATCTCATTCTAAATCTGTTTCCAGGGAATTTCCCCATGTT
This window harbors:
- the LOC122661975 gene encoding prostaglandin reductase-3-like; this encodes MPSNYTGLCEKILAKSQTVAGFFLVQYAHLWQEHLDRLVHLFSMGKLKVAVDPKKFLGLKSVADAVEYLHSGKSVGKVVVCIDPTYSQQVAKL